A single region of the Bacteroidota bacterium genome encodes:
- the carA gene encoding glutamine-hydrolyzing carbamoyl-phosphate synthase small subunit has translation MENFEKVPAVILLADGTAFHGYSAGKIGTTTGEICFNTGMTGYQEIFTDPSYFGQILVMTNAHIGNYGTIASEVESASIKISGLAVKNFTNQFSRRKTENSIQDYLIEENLVAISDVDTRAIVRHIRSKGAMNCIISSETTDINILKTKLNEVPDMNGLELASMVSTTTPYFIGDSGAEKKVIVYDFGVKKSILDNIAIRGCYLKVVPAKTKFEDTLDFKADGYFISNGPGDPASMGYAVETVKQILQNDKPLFGICLGQQLLGLANGVTTYKMHHGHRGCNHPVKNLITGLSEITTQNHGFSIKEEDMRASKNMEITHINLNDNTIEGFRLTDKKAFSVQYHPEATPGPHDARYLFDDFIKLMN, from the coding sequence ATGGAAAATTTCGAAAAAGTTCCGGCAGTCATTCTTCTTGCAGACGGGACCGCCTTTCATGGCTACAGCGCCGGTAAAATCGGCACAACAACAGGTGAAATTTGCTTTAATACCGGCATGACGGGCTATCAGGAGATATTTACCGATCCCAGTTATTTTGGTCAGATATTGGTGATGACCAACGCCCATATTGGTAACTATGGTACTATTGCAAGTGAGGTGGAATCTGCTTCAATTAAAATTTCAGGCCTGGCAGTTAAAAATTTTACTAACCAGTTTTCCCGTCGCAAAACTGAAAATTCTATTCAGGATTACCTGATCGAAGAAAATCTGGTTGCCATTTCTGATGTTGATACTAGAGCTATTGTTCGCCACATCAGAAGCAAAGGTGCCATGAACTGTATCATCAGCAGCGAAACAACGGATATCAATATCTTAAAAACCAAATTGAACGAAGTTCCCGATATGAATGGTCTGGAACTGGCAAGTATGGTTTCTACAACTACACCGTATTTTATTGGTGATTCAGGCGCTGAAAAAAAGGTTATTGTATATGATTTTGGTGTGAAAAAAAGTATTTTAGATAACATCGCAATTCGTGGATGTTATTTGAAAGTAGTTCCTGCCAAAACCAAATTTGAAGATACACTCGATTTTAAAGCAGATGGCTATTTTATTTCAAATGGCCCCGGCGATCCGGCAAGTATGGGTTATGCTGTTGAAACAGTTAAACAAATTTTACAAAACGATAAACCATTATTTGGAATTTGTTTAGGACAACAATTGTTAGGTTTGGCAAATGGTGTTACTACTTATAAAATGCATCATGGTCACCGCGGTTGTAATCATCCTGTTAAAAATTTAATTACCGGATTAAGTGAAATAACAACTCAAAATCATGGTTTTAGTATTAAGGAAGAAGATATGCGTGCATCTAAAAATATGGAAATAACACATATCAATTTAAATGATAATACTATCGAAGGATTTCGTTTAACAGATAAAAAAGCATTTAGTGTACAATACCATCCCGAAGCAACACCGGGACCACACGATGCACGTTATTTATTTGATGATTTCATAAAACTCATGAATTAA
- the eno gene encoding phosphopyruvate hydratase codes for MSHIINIFARQILDSRGNPTVEAEVTTEFGAIGRAAVPSGASTGIHEAAELRDEDPDVYLGKGVLKAVENVNEIIATELEGMNVYDQSHIDRLMIELDGTPNKSKLGANAILAVSLACAKAAAIELNVPLFRYVGGVNANTLPVPLMNILNGGAHADNKIDFQEFMIAPVGGDNFSDALRMGVEVFHHLKKILKNKGYSTNVGDEGGYAPNIQTNEEAIEIVLKAIESAGYIPGEDIVIAMDAAVSELYDTASGMYIFKKSDGRKLSSEEMVDYWATWVKKYPIASIEDGCAEDDWTGWKLMTDKLGSKIQLVGDDLFVTNVKRLNKGIKEGIANSILVKVNQIGSLTETLQAVDMAHRARYTSVMSHRSGETEDTTIADLAVALNCGQIKTGSASRSDRIAKYNQLIRIEEELGDSAIWPGNIFLK; via the coding sequence ATGTCACATATCATTAACATTTTCGCAAGACAAATTTTAGATTCACGTGGAAACCCCACCGTTGAAGCAGAAGTAACTACTGAATTTGGTGCCATCGGCCGCGCTGCAGTTCCGTCAGGAGCAAGCACAGGTATACATGAAGCTGCAGAATTACGCGATGAAGATCCGGATGTTTATCTCGGAAAAGGTGTATTAAAAGCAGTAGAAAATGTAAATGAAATTATTGCTACCGAACTGGAAGGTATGAACGTATATGATCAAAGTCATATCGACCGTTTAATGATTGAATTAGATGGCACACCAAATAAATCTAAATTAGGTGCAAATGCTATTCTTGCCGTTTCTCTAGCCTGTGCAAAAGCTGCTGCAATTGAATTAAATGTTCCGTTGTTCAGATATGTTGGTGGTGTTAATGCAAATACATTGCCTGTTCCACTGATGAATATTTTAAATGGTGGTGCACATGCAGATAATAAAATTGATTTTCAGGAATTTATGATTGCACCTGTTGGTGGTGACAATTTTTCTGATGCATTACGTATGGGTGTTGAAGTATTTCATCACCTGAAAAAAATATTAAAAAATAAAGGTTACTCAACAAATGTTGGTGATGAAGGTGGATATGCACCGAATATTCAAACCAATGAAGAAGCAATTGAAATTGTTTTAAAAGCAATTGAAAGTGCAGGCTACATTCCGGGTGAAGATATTGTTATTGCAATGGATGCAGCTGTGAGCGAATTATATGATACGGCTTCAGGAATGTACATATTCAAAAAATCAGATGGCAGAAAATTGAGTTCAGAAGAAATGGTTGATTACTGGGCAACTTGGGTTAAAAAATATCCTATTGCTTCTATTGAAGATGGTTGTGCGGAAGACGACTGGACAGGTTGGAAATTAATGACCGATAAACTCGGCAGCAAAATTCAATTAGTTGGTGACGATTTATTTGTTACCAATGTTAAACGATTGAATAAAGGAATTAAAGAAGGTATTGCCAATTCAATATTAGTTAAGGTAAATCAAATTGGTTCGCTTACCGAAACTTTACAAGCTGTTGATATGGCACATCGTGCACGTTACACATCAGTAATGAGTCACAGAAGTGGTGAAACTGAAGATACTACCATTGCTGATTTAGCAGTGGCTTTAAACTGCGGACAAATTAAAACAGGTTCAGCTTCAAGAAGCGACAGGATTGCAAAATATAACCAGTTGATTCGTATTGAAGAAGAACTAGGTGATTCTGCTATCTGGCCGGGCAATATTTTTTTGAAATAA
- a CDS encoding mechanosensitive ion channel, with translation MISLLLFKIVEKTEAGDLVEEFLRLILKPLQYFIVLQTIYFGVKTLHYPFVENDEVVKSYVISFLYGAYRLLLIFNAAWIVSRIGDFFVLVLKHRAAKTEDPWDDQLVVFLKDLIRMLVWTIAFLSVLGVVFGVNIYSIVAGAGIAGIAIAFAAQETLQNVFGSISIFTEKPFVIGDLIETEGITGKVVKVGFRSTRVRTIDTAYMTIPNKNIVNNKLSNLTRRTSRRIILNLGLSYNTTSQQLLQIVNEIKTYGENHPQKNEEINVAVNNFGTYAIEVLVEMHFNYMEWEKYVVLRNEVLLKINDIVKNNEAEFAVQSGVVK, from the coding sequence ATGATTAGTCTGCTATTATTCAAAATAGTAGAAAAAACAGAAGCCGGCGACCTTGTTGAAGAATTTTTGCGCCTTATATTAAAACCGCTTCAATATTTTATTGTATTACAAACAATTTACTTCGGTGTAAAAACACTGCATTATCCTTTTGTTGAAAATGATGAAGTTGTAAAAAGTTATGTAATCAGCTTTTTATATGGCGCATACCGCTTATTGCTAATATTTAATGCTGCTTGGATTGTTTCTCGCATTGGCGATTTTTTTGTTTTGGTGTTAAAACATCGCGCAGCAAAAACAGAAGACCCATGGGATGATCAGTTAGTTGTTTTTTTGAAAGACCTCATACGAATGCTGGTGTGGACTATTGCATTTTTAAGTGTGTTAGGTGTTGTTTTCGGTGTAAATATATATTCAATAGTTGCCGGTGCGGGAATTGCCGGAATTGCCATCGCCTTTGCGGCGCAGGAAACATTACAAAATGTATTCGGCAGTATTTCAATTTTTACGGAAAAACCATTTGTAATCGGCGATTTAATCGAAACCGAAGGTATAACAGGGAAGGTAGTTAAGGTTGGATTTCGCAGCACGCGTGTAAGAACTATTGATACCGCTTACATGACAATACCAAATAAAAATATTGTAAACAATAAACTGAGCAATTTAACAAGAAGAACTTCGCGGCGTATAATATTAAATTTAGGATTGAGTTACAACACTACATCACAACAATTACTACAAATAGTAAACGAAATAAAGACATACGGTGAAAACCATCCACAAAAAAATGAAGAAATAAATGTTGCCGTAAATAATTTCGGCACCTATGCAATTGAAGTGTTGGTAGAAATGCACTTTAATTACATGGAGTGGGAAAAATATGTTGTTTTACGCAATGAAGTGTTGCTTAAAATAAATGATATTGTTAAAAACAACGAAGCTGAATTTGCTGTGCAGTCGGGCGTTGTGAAATAA
- a CDS encoding VWA domain-containing protein, whose product MNFQLFTDYPSWFWLLCLAGALLYAGGMYFREKKMKDALQNKWWLRALSAIRFLAVFIIAFLLLNPYLKSRLNETEKPVVVIVQDNSSSIKSVVGDAAAYREKLDNLYKSLDDKFEVRTYTFGNTLQEGFDSLNYSEKSTDISTALTSINNLYENLNVGAIILASDGIYNTGSNPVYIKNDLGAPMYTIALGDTTAKKDIRITRVLHNNIVYLNDKFVVTAELEAIFCKDARTKASIVEITPTNTKSLGELPININEENFSTTLNWEINADAPGIKHYQVRVSAIDGEHTTVNNTRDIFVEVLDARQKILILANAPHPDLNALRQSIESNKNYDVTVQLAPDWRGQGSDYDVIILHQLPSAKNTIPTLISEIQNKQIPTWFITGNQTATNVFNKAQSLVSINSNGQSANEVTGNYQNVFNLFNLEEKTISLFPKLPALNAPYGQYTVSPASQSILNQKIGNVNTKNPLLIYSLAGSSKTAILFGENIWKWRLYDYVINTNQDATNELVSKTLQYLSTKNDKKQFRVNQARSVINENEPVLLDAELYNDSYQLINEPDVTLTIKNQDGKDFPFQFSKNNKSYTLNAGFFPAGNYTYEGKVVYNGKEFKDNGAFSISPLRLESINTTADHRLLNQLAVQTGGKMVYPDQIASLTDIINQSAAAKPVMREIIKTQSVINLKWIFFLILTLLSIEWFVRKFMGGY is encoded by the coding sequence ATGAATTTTCAACTGTTTACTGATTATCCATCATGGTTTTGGCTGCTTTGTTTAGCAGGTGCATTGTTATATGCCGGCGGAATGTATTTCCGCGAAAAAAAAATGAAGGATGCCCTCCAAAATAAATGGTGGCTACGTGCACTTTCGGCAATTCGTTTTTTAGCTGTGTTTATTATTGCCTTTTTACTGCTGAATCCTTATTTGAAATCGAGATTAAATGAAACCGAAAAACCGGTTGTGGTTATTGTTCAGGATAATTCAAGTAGTATTAAATCTGTTGTTGGCGATGCTGCAGCTTACCGTGAAAAACTGGACAACCTTTATAAATCGCTGGATGATAAATTTGAGGTTCGCACTTACACTTTTGGCAATACATTGCAGGAAGGTTTTGATTCGTTGAACTACAGTGAAAAATCAACCGACATTTCAACAGCACTTACGTCGATTAATAATTTATATGAAAATTTAAATGTAGGTGCCATTATTCTGGCGAGCGATGGCATTTATAATACAGGTAGTAATCCCGTATATATTAAAAATGATTTAGGAGCTCCGATGTATACCATTGCCCTTGGCGATACCACTGCTAAAAAAGATATTCGTATAACCAGAGTGCTACATAATAATATTGTTTACCTGAACGATAAATTTGTCGTAACTGCTGAGCTGGAAGCCATTTTTTGTAAAGATGCCCGAACAAAAGCAAGTATTGTAGAAATAACACCAACCAATACTAAATCACTTGGTGAACTACCGATAAACATAAACGAAGAAAATTTTTCAACCACGCTCAATTGGGAAATTAATGCTGACGCTCCCGGTATAAAACATTATCAGGTTCGTGTTTCAGCTATTGATGGAGAACACACAACTGTTAATAATACCCGTGATATTTTTGTTGAAGTTTTAGATGCCCGTCAAAAAATATTAATTCTTGCCAATGCACCGCATCCCGATTTAAATGCATTGCGCCAATCAATTGAATCGAATAAAAATTACGATGTTACCGTGCAGCTTGCGCCAGACTGGAGAGGCCAGGGCAGTGATTATGATGTAATTATTTTACATCAGTTGCCATCTGCAAAAAATACCATACCAACATTAATTAGTGAAATCCAAAATAAACAAATTCCTACCTGGTTTATCACGGGTAATCAAACGGCAACAAATGTTTTTAACAAAGCGCAATCACTGGTAAGTATAAATTCAAATGGACAATCTGCTAATGAGGTAACCGGAAATTATCAAAATGTATTTAATCTGTTTAATCTGGAAGAAAAAACAATTTCGCTGTTTCCAAAATTACCGGCATTAAATGCACCTTATGGTCAATACACCGTTTCGCCTGCGTCACAATCTATCTTGAATCAAAAAATCGGAAATGTAAATACTAAAAATCCGTTATTAATTTATTCGCTCGCAGGCAGCAGTAAAACAGCGATATTATTTGGAGAAAATATCTGGAAGTGGCGCTTGTATGATTATGTGATAAATACCAATCAGGATGCAACCAATGAATTGGTGAGTAAAACATTACAATATTTAAGCACTAAAAACGATAAAAAACAATTTCGCGTAAATCAAGCGCGCAGTGTAATAAACGAAAACGAACCGGTATTACTCGATGCTGAATTGTATAATGATAGTTATCAGTTAATTAATGAACCGGATGTTACATTAACCATTAAAAATCAGGATGGCAAAGATTTTCCTTTTCAGTTTTCTAAAAACAATAAAAGTTACACTTTGAATGCCGGGTTTTTCCCTGCCGGTAATTATACCTATGAAGGCAAAGTGGTTTACAATGGCAAAGAATTTAAAGATAACGGCGCCTTTAGTATTAGTCCATTGCGATTAGAATCAATTAACACAACTGCCGATCATCGTTTATTAAATCAACTTGCTGTGCAAACAGGTGGCAAAATGGTTTATCCTGATCAAATAGCTTCATTAACAGATATAATTAATCAAAGTGCAGCAGCTAAGCCTGTCATGCGGGAAATAATTAAAACGCAATCGGTAATAAATTTAAAATGGATATTTTTTTTGATACTGACTTTATTAAGTATCGAATGGTTTGTACGGAAATTTATGGGTGGATATTAA
- a CDS encoding YHYH protein: MMKRTTLQVLMLCTMANAYAQLSPEVTSWLVNANSASWHDILETNVEQVQYTDDDVYISCEAIPGYDIGPWDDPTLAPNQNFVFKITRNPEPELNNLTPISIGRIGVWSNGVSVFNRIGEASYHGNNIWHVDNARTMSPEATDCDGYASENGEFYNYIAPSCLYDANDAGAHSPILGFAFDGYPIYGAYANENPDGSGAIVRMTSSYQLRQISERNTLPDGTLLEESLWGPKVSNNYPLGHYVEDYVYVAGSGTLDAHNGRFCITPEYPQGTYAYFVTVNETGIPVYPYTIADTYYGKVQSGNTGTFSGHNEIDETVITYSSIGTSKDEIEMLTYPNPAHDFVYLYIAPSYQNNIHATITDMAGNIVFAQDNLQPGITYPLNLSNLMQGMYFIKLENNEACGIEKLMITHN; this comes from the coding sequence ATGATGAAAAGAACTACACTACAAGTACTAATGCTATGTACTATGGCGAACGCCTATGCACAGCTCTCGCCGGAGGTGACCTCCTGGCTGGTTAATGCGAACTCGGCTTCCTGGCACGACATTCTGGAAACCAATGTGGAACAAGTGCAATACACGGATGATGATGTGTATATCAGTTGTGAAGCAATTCCCGGTTACGATATCGGACCCTGGGATGACCCGACTTTAGCGCCGAACCAAAATTTTGTTTTTAAAATTACCCGCAACCCTGAACCTGAATTAAACAATTTAACACCAATCAGTATTGGTCGAATTGGAGTTTGGTCGAATGGAGTGAGTGTTTTTAATCGAATTGGTGAGGCAAGTTATCATGGGAATAATATCTGGCACGTTGACAATGCACGAACTATGTCACCGGAAGCAACTGATTGCGACGGGTATGCTTCCGAAAACGGTGAGTTTTATAATTATATAGCCCCTTCCTGTTTATATGACGCAAATGATGCAGGTGCGCATTCACCAATTTTGGGTTTTGCTTTCGATGGCTATCCAATTTATGGTGCATATGCAAATGAAAATCCTGATGGAAGCGGTGCAATTGTTCGTATGACCTCATCATATCAGTTACGACAAATTTCTGAACGCAATACATTGCCAGATGGCACTTTGCTGGAAGAATCGTTATGGGGGCCAAAAGTATCGAACAATTATCCGCTCGGACACTATGTAGAAGATTATGTATACGTTGCCGGCAGCGGAACTTTGGATGCACATAACGGACGTTTTTGCATTACACCTGAATATCCGCAAGGAACATATGCCTATTTTGTTACTGTAAATGAAACCGGAATTCCGGTATATCCTTATACCATTGCTGATACTTATTATGGAAAAGTACAATCCGGCAATACCGGTACTTTTTCAGGTCACAACGAAATAGATGAAACTGTAATTACATATAGTTCTATCGGAACAAGCAAGGATGAAATAGAAATGTTAACGTATCCAAATCCTGCGCACGATTTTGTTTATTTATACATTGCGCCTTCTTACCAAAATAATATTCACGCTACAATAACAGATATGGCCGGTAATATTGTTTTCGCACAAGATAATTTACAACCGGGAATTACTTACCCTTTAAATCTGAGTAATTTAATGCAGGGTATGTATTTTATCAAATTAGAAAATAATGAAGCATGCGGAATTGAAAAACTTATGATTACGCATAATTAA
- a CDS encoding septum formation initiator family protein → MAKKTTFRERLKQWTVPTLLLNKYVFTLFVFGVWMTFFDRNNFIRQYNRMHELNTAKGKMSYYIKETELANEQLSKLKSDMNAIEKFAREEYYMKKPEEDVFVILDK, encoded by the coding sequence ATGGCGAAGAAAACTACATTTCGTGAAAGGTTAAAACAATGGACAGTTCCAACACTGCTGCTCAATAAGTATGTATTTACACTTTTTGTTTTTGGGGTTTGGATGACATTTTTCGATAGAAATAACTTTATTCGCCAGTATAATAGAATGCATGAGTTGAATACGGCAAAAGGGAAAATGTCGTATTATATCAAAGAAACCGAATTGGCAAATGAACAACTCTCCAAATTAAAATCAGATATGAATGCCATCGAAAAATTTGCCCGGGAAGAATATTATATGAAAAAACCGGAAGAAGATGTGTTCGTTATTCTCGATAAATAA
- the sucD gene encoding succinate--CoA ligase subunit alpha: MSVLVGKYSRVIVQGFTGKEGTFHAEQMIAYGTNVVGGVTPDKGGNKHLDRPVFNTVEDAVKKEGANTTIIFVPPAFAADAIMEAADAGIKVIVAITEGIPVQDMIKVKAYISNKDCRLIGPNCPGIITPEEAKVGIMPGFIHKKGHIGIVSRSGTLTYEAVDQVTKAGMGQSTCIGIGGDPVPGTTTLDAIQLLMADDETEGIILIGEIGGTMEAHAANWIKAHGTKPVVGFIAGQTAPKGRTMGHAGAIVGGKDDTAAAKMEIMRNCGIHVCDSPAILGEMMAKAIKGQLV, translated from the coding sequence ATGAGCGTATTAGTAGGAAAATATTCCCGTGTAATTGTACAGGGATTCACCGGAAAAGAAGGCACATTTCATGCTGAACAAATGATTGCTTACGGCACAAACGTAGTAGGCGGGGTTACACCGGACAAAGGTGGCAATAAGCACCTCGACCGTCCTGTGTTTAATACAGTTGAAGATGCTGTAAAAAAAGAAGGTGCTAATACGACCATCATATTTGTACCACCTGCATTTGCCGCTGATGCCATTATGGAAGCCGCTGATGCCGGAATTAAAGTTATAGTTGCTATTACTGAAGGTATTCCTGTTCAGGATATGATCAAGGTAAAAGCATATATCAGCAACAAAGATTGCCGCTTAATAGGCCCTAACTGTCCGGGCATCATAACACCGGAAGAAGCTAAAGTGGGCATTATGCCGGGCTTTATTCATAAAAAAGGCCATATTGGTATTGTTTCCCGTTCAGGAACATTAACTTATGAGGCTGTTGATCAGGTTACTAAAGCCGGTATGGGTCAAAGCACTTGTATCGGTATTGGAGGCGACCCGGTTCCGGGAACTACAACTTTAGATGCGATTCAATTATTAATGGCTGATGATGAAACCGAAGGTATTATCCTGATTGGTGAAATTGGTGGAACTATGGAAGCTCATGCTGCTAACTGGATTAAAGCACATGGCACAAAACCTGTAGTTGGTTTTATTGCAGGCCAAACAGCTCCAAAAGGCCGCACAATGGGCCACGCAGGCGCTATTGTTGGCGGAAAAGATGATACTGCAGCGGCAAAAATGGAAATTATGCGCAACTGTGGCATTCACGTTTGCGACAGCCCTGCAATTTTAGGTGAAATGATGGCCAAAGCAATTAAAGGTCAGCTGGTTTAA
- a CDS encoding formimidoylglutamase → MINKLLTPVRIKEFLNDWTLQNYHWGKKININTGELPDTNGCLIAIIGVNEGRGSLQNSGCATGADIIRQHLYKLAINDYPLQVMDAGDVLVGETPEETYQNLKMVMEWFLGQQILPIIIGGSQDVTIGQYAGYEFLGQAINLMVIDERIDLDDPEYLPAARTWIQNIFNYEPKYLFNYSGIAYQSHFNSPEIIKAVDALYFDAIRLGRIKENIQFAEPEVRDADILSIDISAIRGADAPGHAHATPNGLSGEEMCQIMRYAGMSDKITSLGIYEYNPMFDNQELTAQLIAQMIWYFVDGYYNRKSDYPIVSEKDFTKYIVNIADNEYDLTFWKSMKTGRWWVEVPFIVQQRFERHQLVPCAYEDYEAAVKNDVPEKWLRIFHKLG, encoded by the coding sequence ATGATAAATAAACTCCTTACTCCCGTTCGTATAAAGGAATTTTTGAACGACTGGACGCTTCAAAACTATCATTGGGGGAAAAAAATTAATATTAATACCGGCGAATTACCGGATACCAATGGATGTTTAATTGCCATTATAGGAGTAAATGAAGGTCGTGGTAGTCTGCAAAACAGCGGATGTGCCACCGGAGCAGATATAATTCGTCAGCACCTTTATAAATTAGCCATAAACGATTATCCGCTTCAAGTGATGGATGCCGGTGATGTTTTGGTTGGTGAAACACCCGAAGAAACTTACCAAAATCTAAAAATGGTAATGGAATGGTTTCTGGGTCAGCAAATTTTACCTATAATTATTGGAGGCAGCCAGGATGTTACCATAGGCCAATATGCAGGTTATGAATTTTTAGGGCAGGCCATTAATTTAATGGTGATAGATGAACGTATCGATTTAGATGATCCTGAATATTTACCGGCAGCAAGAACCTGGATTCAAAACATTTTTAATTACGAACCCAAATATTTATTTAATTATTCAGGCATAGCTTATCAGTCGCATTTTAATTCTCCCGAAATTATTAAAGCAGTTGATGCATTATATTTTGATGCTATCCGATTGGGCAGAATAAAAGAAAATATTCAATTCGCAGAACCAGAGGTACGCGATGCAGATATTTTGAGTATCGACATATCTGCAATTCGCGGAGCAGATGCACCCGGGCATGCTCACGCTACACCAAACGGATTATCGGGTGAAGAAATGTGTCAGATTATGCGTTACGCAGGGATGAGCGATAAAATTACTTCCCTTGGTATTTATGAGTACAACCCGATGTTTGATAATCAGGAATTAACGGCTCAGCTTATCGCACAAATGATTTGGTATTTTGTAGATGGTTATTATAATCGCAAAAGTGATTACCCAATTGTTTCAGAAAAAGATTTTACAAAATATATTGTCAATATTGCCGATAATGAATACGACCTCACATTTTGGAAAAGTATGAAAACCGGTCGTTGGTGGGTAGAGGTTCCTTTTATAGTGCAACAGCGATTTGAACGCCATCAATTAGTACCATGTGCTTATGAAGATTATGAGGCTGCTGTTAAAAATGATGTGCCTGAAAAATGGTTACGCATTTTTCATAAATTGGGATAA
- the fabG gene encoding 3-oxoacyl-[acyl-carrier-protein] reductase, with protein sequence MKLLENKTALITGASRGIGEAIAIRFAEAGANIAFTYLSSEAKALALEEKLNGFGIKAKGYKSNAGNYAEAEQLINDVMADFNALDVVVNNAGITKDNLMLRMSEQDWDAVIDINLKSVFNLTKFAIKPMMKARKGSIINVSSIVGLIGQAGQANYAASKAGIIGFTKSIAKEVGSRNIRCNAIAPGFIETDMTGELPEELKQNYFKSIPLGRFGKGSEVADVALFLASDMSSYVTGQVLSVCGALHT encoded by the coding sequence ATGAAATTACTTGAAAATAAAACTGCACTTATTACCGGCGCCTCACGTGGAATTGGTGAAGCAATTGCCATCAGATTTGCAGAAGCAGGAGCAAATATTGCATTTACTTACTTAAGCAGTGAAGCCAAAGCATTAGCACTTGAAGAAAAGCTCAATGGATTTGGTATAAAAGCAAAAGGGTATAAAAGTAATGCAGGTAATTATGCTGAAGCTGAACAGTTAATTAATGATGTGATGGCCGATTTTAATGCATTAGATGTAGTAGTTAATAATGCCGGTATCACTAAAGATAACCTCATGTTACGCATGAGCGAACAAGATTGGGATGCTGTAATTGATATAAACCTGAAATCTGTTTTCAATTTGACAAAATTCGCCATTAAACCAATGATGAAGGCGCGCAAAGGCAGTATTATCAATGTTTCGTCAATTGTTGGATTAATTGGTCAGGCCGGTCAAGCTAATTATGCTGCATCAAAAGCAGGAATAATAGGATTTACTAAATCGATTGCCAAAGAAGTTGGTTCAAGAAATATTCGTTGTAATGCAATTGCACCGGGGTTTATTGAAACCGATATGACCGGAGAATTACCTGAAGAATTAAAACAAAACTACTTTAAATCTATACCGCTGGGTCGTTTTGGAAAAGGCAGTGAAGTTGCTGATGTTGCTTTATTTTTAGCAAGTGACATGAGCAGTTATGTTACAGGTCAGGTTTTAAGTGTTTGTGGTGCTTTACATACCTGA